A genomic segment from Anaerobranca californiensis DSM 14826 encodes:
- a CDS encoding helix-turn-helix domain-containing protein, with protein sequence MLKAYKYRIYPTKEQEEYFAKVFGCVRFIYNKMLYDKIEYYKKTGKMLNNTPAQYKKEYSFLKEVDSLALA encoded by the coding sequence ATGCTAAAGGCTTATAAATACAGGATATATCCAACAAAAGAACAAGAAGAATATTTTGCTAAAGTGTTTGGTTGTGTAAGATTTATATATAACAAAATGCTATATGATAAAATAGAATACTATAAAAAAACAGGAAAAATGCTAAATAATACACCTGCACAATATAAAAAAGAATATTCTTTTCTAAAAGAAGTAGATAGTCTTGCACTTGC